The DNA region GCGTGCTCGCCGCCGCACTGCCCGCCGGGGCGGAGAGCACCGACGGCGGCGGGCAGCACGCCCAAGGCCGCACCGTCGACGTGCAGTTGCTCTCCTTCAACGACTTCCACGGCAACATCGAGCCGCCGCCCGGCTCTTCAGGCGAGGTCTCGCGGGAGAAGCCCGACGGTTCCACGGAGAAGGTGGCCGCGGGCGGCGCCGAGTATCTGGCGACGTCCCTGCGCAAGGCCCGCAAGGACAACCCCTACAGCGTCACCGCGGCGGCGGGCGACCTGGTGGGCGCGAGCCCCCTGATCTCCGGTCTCTTCCATGACGAGCCCACCATCGAGGCGTTCAACAAGATGGACCTGGACGTCGCGGGCGTCGGGAACCACGAGTTCGACGAGGGCCGCAAGGAGCTGAAACGCCTCCAGGACGGCGGCTGCCACCCCAAGGACGGCTGCTCCGAGGAGGGGAAGGTCTTCAAGGGCTCCGACTTCCCCTATCTCGCCGCGAACGTGACGGACGAGAAGACCGAGCGCCCGATCCTCAAGCCGTACACGGTGTGGAAGAAGAAGGGCGTCAAGATCGGCTTCATCGGCGTGACCCTCGAAGGCACTCCGGACATCGTGAGCGAAGAGGGCGTCAAGGGACTGAAGTTCCACGACGAGATCAAGACCGTCGACAAGTACGCGAAGAAGCTCGACAAGATGGGCGTGAAGTCCATAGTCGCTCTGATCCACGAGGGCGGACTGCCGAAGAAGCCCGAGTACAACTACGACTGCGACAGCCCCGGAGCGGGCGACGGCGTCTCCGGCCCGATCACGGACATCGCCAAGGGCATCTCGCCCAAGGTGGACGCGCTGGTCACCGGCCACACCCACGAGGCGTACGCGTGCAACATCCCGGACCCGGCCGGTAACCCTCGCACGGTCACCTCGGCGTCGTCGTTCGGCAAGCTCTACACGGACACGACGCTGACGTACGACCGCGGCACGGGCGACATCGTCCGCACGAAGGTCGACAGCGCCAACCACGTGGTCAGCCGTAGGCAGGCCAAGGCGAAGGACATGACCTCGCTCGTGAAGCGCTGGGGCAAGCTGGCCGACCCCATCGCCGACAAGCCGATCGGCTACATCTCCGGCGACATCGACGGCCGCGGGGCGGAGAAGCCCGAGTCGCCGCTGGGCGATGTGATCGGCGACGCCCAGCTCGAGTTCATGAAGCCCGAGGACAAGGGCGGCGCCCAGCTCGCGCTGATGAACCCCGGCGGCATCCGTTCCGACCTCGTATACAAGGCGGCGGAGGACGAGGGCGACGGCGTCGTCACCTACGGCGAAGGCTTCACGGTGCAGCCGTTCACCAACATGATGACGGCGATCGACCTCACCGGTAAGCAGCTCGTCACAGCCCTTCAGCAGCAGGTCAGCGGGGCGAACGAGAAGTCACCGAAGATCCTCCAGGTCTCCGAGGGCTTCAGCTACACGCTCGACATGACCAAGTCCGGCAAGGACCGCGTCGTCACCGACTCGGTGAAACTGGATGGCAAGGCGCTCGACCCGGACAAGACCTACCGCGTCGCGATGAACGAGTTCCTGGCGGGCGGCAACGACGGCTTCCCGGTCTTCAAGGACGGCAAGGACAAGCTCGTCGGCAAGTCCGATCTGGAGGCGCTGGAGGCGTACTTCGGCGAGCACTCCTCGAAGTCCGACCCGCTGGACCCGCCGAAGGCGGACCGCATCAAGGTCGTCGAGAAGTAGCGGGAGACAGCGAGAAGTACGGAGAGCACCGCGCAGCGGCCGCCGTTCGCGACGGCCCAGCGGCGCAGCGGCTCGACGGCAGCACCACGGCAGCGCCCTGTCGGGTGGGGGCAGACCCCCGCCGGGCAGGGCGCTGCCGCATGTGCGGGGTCTGCGGGCGCGCCTTCGTACGCAGGGGAGACACGGGGCCGTACGCGGGTCGGGGGTGCGGCCGATACGCGGGCGCCGTCGCGGTGCCGGGGCGGCGCCCCGCAGCGGGTGCACGCCCGCTCACCGGGGTTTGAGCGTGCCGGAACGTGCTACCCGCCCGGCGGCGGCGCGGGCCCCGTGCGGGCTCCCGGCGGACTCGCATGCCGCCGCCCCGAGAAGTCGTCGAGGAGCTGGTCCCATGACTACTGCACGCGAAGTGATGACCCCGGGTGCCGAGTGCGTACAGACGGCTCAGTCGGCCGCCGACGCCGCCCGAATAATGACGGAGGCCGGTGTGGGCGCCCTTCCGATCTGCGGTCCGGACGACAAGATCAAGGGCGTGGTCACGGACCGGGACATCGTGGTGAAGGTGCTCGGCAAGAACCGCGATCCGGGAAGCTTCCCCGCGGGCGATCTCAACCAGAGCGAAGCCGTCACGATCGGGGCGGACGACGACGCCGAGGAGATCCTGGCCACGATGGCGCGCCATCAGGTGCGGCGGCTGCCGGTGATCGACGGTGACCGGCTCGTCGGCATGGTCGCGGTCGCCGATGTCGCAAGGTCGCTGCCGAACGCCAAGACCGGCGAACTCGTCGAGGCCCTGTCGTACGACTGACAGAGCCCGCGACCGACCGGTCCCACGACCGACCGGCCGTCCCCAGCCCACCGGCCGACTACCGCTCGGGGACCGGCGCTCCCGCCGGGGCCGCACGGCCGCCATGGCCGGCGGAATCCGCGCGGCCGGTCCGCCGGTCCACCGACTTCCAGTCGTCCAGTCCCACCCGTCCACACCACCGAGGAGCCTGAGATGGCCGTATGCGAGGTCTGCGGGAACGACTACGAAGCCGCCTTCGAAGTCCGGGCGGCAGGCGCGGTGCACACCTTCGACAGCTTCGAATGCGCCGCGCAGAAGATGGCACCGATCTGTGAGAACTGTGGCTGCCGCATCCTGGGCCACGGTCTCCAGGCAGAGGGGCGCTTCTTCTGCTGCGCGAGCTGCGCCCGGATGCAGGGGCGCATGGAGCTGGCGGACCATGTGTGACCGGTCCGCCGGGAGCTGACGCCTCCGCGAGTACCGGATGACAGCAGTGCGCGGGACGCCGTCGCCACCTGGCGGCGTCCCGCGCACTCGTGTGTGTGCCCGCGTGCTCTGCTGTTTCTCGTGCTCTGCTACGTGAGTTCGGGGGGCGCGCGGCCGTCAGCCGACCGGCGTTCCCTTCTTGACGCCGAGGATCACCACGGCCTGGTAGTAGGTCCATGCGAGCCCGTCGCAGGACTTCTTGGTCGCGCCGTCGTACTGGGCGCAGGCGCGCTTGAGGTCTTCGTAGAAGGCGCTGTCGACGCGGGCCTTGTTGGCTTCGAAGGTGCCCTGCGCCTTGTAGTTGCGGTAGCCGAAGTCGTGCCGGATGCACCCGTTCTCGAAGGGGAAACCGAACGGGTTGTCAGGGGACGAGGAGCAGACGTCGGTCGACCAGTCGAAGTTGTAGTCCGCCCACGCGGCCTGGTCGGCCCTGGCGGCCAGGAAGGCGTTCTGGCTTGCGGCGTCGGTCTGGGTCCAGCTTGCGAGTACCTGGGGTTTGTCGGCCGGGTCCGCGACAGCGCTTGTGGCGGTGCCGAGGACGGTGAGGAGACTCAGGGAGGAGACGATGACACCCGCGATGAGTCTTCGACGCATTTCGAACCTCCGTGGGGGGAGAGGTGGTTCAGAACATCGGACTTGCGGAGCTTGTCAAATCATGAGCATGACAGAACAACCGCTTTCCAAATAGCCGCGTGCGCGGAAGTTCTCCGTACGACTCAAGGTGCCGACGAGGCACACGCGGGCCGTGGTACACGAGCCGGGCCCGCGCCGCTGTGCGGCACCGGACCGGACCGGACCGGGCGTTCCGCACAGACCCGAGCCCCCAGCAGGCCGGGGCCCCGGGGAGGAACCCGGGACCCCGTTGCCAACGTGGGGGAACCCACTACCAGCCTGCACTCCGATAACGAACGCGCCCTGAGATCGTCACGGTTCGGAACGCTTCGCCGAAATACGTGACTTCACACGCCAGTCGGGGCAAGAGCGGCGACGCGCCCGGCAGGGGCCCGGACGCAGTGGGCCAACGTCCGTTCGCCGGGCGGCACTTGTGCGCCGCGAACGCCATGCGGCGACCGTGACTCCCCTCCGCCGGGCGCCGGACGCTCCGTCACATCCCCGCCGCCCCGCACCGCGCCCTCCGCGGCCGCCGTAGGTCCGGACCCCCGGCCCGCCGCTGACGCGGCCTCATTTCCCGCCGTGAGCGGGCCGTTTGGGGATTCGCGGCCCCAGACAGACCCCCGGCAGGTCTCGGAATACCGCCGAAATTCGGACGCATGCGCTCGCCTATATGTCTCGCCATTGGAACGTGTCATATCACCCTTACCCCTCCTTAAGTGCCCGTATTGCGAGGGAACTTCGCTCCGCAATTCTTCGGTCACCATGAGTGACGATTCGTGCAGGGCCCTTCACAGAGGCCGCAGCCGCAGGTCAGACCGCGCAGGCGGGACCAAGTGCGGTGCGGCGAAACTGAATTCAGGGAACCTGCACAACTGGTTCGTACGGACGGCACATGACCCGGGGGGCGCACATGCGGGTGGCTCGTGCGCGGTGAGCTTGATGCGGGAATGTCCACTTGGGACGTCGCGGCCGGATCCACAGTGCGGACATGACCGGAGTGGCAAGTGAAGGGTTCGCCACGAATTCGTGCACACGGCTACACCTCGGCGAAGTCGAGCGGCCGTATCGGCGCTTGAACGGCACTCGGATGAGTGGCCGGGCAGCGCGTACACGTGCTTTGATCGGGCCCTGACGCGGAAGTTGAACGAATGGTTCCCGTTCTCGGGCATCTGACGACCGCTCGACGGCCGGACGGCTTTCCCCGAGCCGGCCGATGCTATTGAGAACACCAGAGCAAGCGAAGGGAAGCTCAACTCATGGACTTCATTGAGACCCGCGAGATTTCCGACAACGACCTGGACAACGTTTCGGGTGGCGTCCTCGGCTCCGTCGTGGGCACCGCGGTGAGCACCGCCGACTCGGTCGCCCCGGTTTCCGAGACCGCCGCCACCGTGAACGGCGTCGCCTCCGGCCTGACCGGTGTCGACACCTCCCAGGTCACGGGCCTCGCCGGTCTCTGAGGCGATGCCCGTCGCCGGGCGGCGGGGCCGGCAGTGCACAGCCCGCACCGCCCGGTGCATCCAATCCCAGTGGGGTGAAGTGAGCCCCGGAACCTGCTTGTTCCGGGGCTTACGGATGCGTACCGGGTAGTTGTGAAACGTAATTGTGAAGTGATGTGAAGGGCTTGTCCCGGAAGTCCGCACAACCCCCGGAGTACACTCCACGAGTCCCGCCCACGAATTACCGTCGGCGGACGGCGGCGGCACCCACGGACGGTCATGTCCCCCGCCCCCGGTCCCACTTCGAAGCCGATGTGAAGACGATGCGGAACGGCGTCGTCACAGAAGGAAGCGTCATGCCTGAAAGCGACGAACGCAGTTGAGGGAATAGCCCCGTGCAGTTCCGGCAGAAGGCGTTTTCCAAGCTGCAATCCCCCGAGGAACTCGACCTGCCCGTGCGCTTCGCGCGCCCGCAGGGCTGGCTCGTGCTGCTCGTGACCGTCCTGGTGATGGCGGGCGCGTGCTACTGGGCCATCACCGGCAGGGTCTCGGGGAAGCTCGACGCGCCCGGAGTCCTCACCCACTCCAAAGGCAGCTACGTGCTCCAGAGCCCCGTCTCGGGTCAGGTCGTGCAGGTGCTGGCCGAGGAAGGCCGCATGCTTCCGGCCCGCACACCGGTGCTGAAGGTGCGAACGGAGGCCGGATACCGGGCAGTTCGCACCGTCGCGGCAGGCCGCATGACGTCGCTGACGGCGAAGATCGGCTCCGTGATCACACCCGGCAAGGACGTCGCGACGGTCGAGCGCATCCAGCGGGCCGACGAGCCCCTGGTGGCGATGTTGTACGTGCCTGGCAGCGGCGGCTCCACGGTCTCCCCCGGCGCGGCCGTCGATCTGACGGTGCAGTCGGCGCCCACCGACCAGTACGGAGTGCTGCGCGGCAAGGTCAAGGCGGTCGGCCGGGCGGCACAGACCCGCCAGCAGATCGCCGGTTTCCTCGGCGACGCGCGGCTTGCGGAGCAGTTCACCAAGGACGGCCAACCGGTCGCGGTGATGGTGGAGTTGGAGAAGTCCGCCACGACGAAGTCCGGCTACGAGTGGTCGTCCGAGAAGGGCCCGCCGTACCGCCTCGACTCCATGACGATCACCGACGGCGCGATACACCAGCCGTCGCAGCGGCCCGTCGATTGGCTGCTCCCATGAGCCCGCGGCAGAAGACCGCCAAGAAGGCACGAACCGCCAAGCAGTCCGGCAGGCAGTCCGCGAGGGCGTCGGCCAAGGCTTCGGCGGAGGCGCCCGCGCCCGAGCCGCGTACCCACGGGTCCGGCGGTGCGGAACCCGGCACAACGGACGCCGGCGGCGGGGACGTTCGTACCTCTGACACGCACAGCGGGGACAACGGCGCCGTCCCGGACGCCGGTTCGGACGGCGGCTGGGACGGCGGTTGGGACGACGGTGGCCAGAACCGGCTGCCGCCGCCCGGCCGCAGAAGGCGCCAGACAAGCGCCAAGAGCGCCAGGCCGGGCAACCCCGGCGGCGAGTCCGGTGCCGGCTCCAGCGGCAAGTCGAGGAGCAAGTCCAGCGGCAAGTCCGGTGCCAGGCGCAGCGGAAAGCACCGCACCGGCGCCGGGCGCACCTCGCCGCAGCAGATACCGAAGCCCAAGTACAAGACCATCCGCACCCCGACCGTCCTCCAGATGGAGGCCGTCGAGTGCGGCGCCGCGGCGCTGTCCATGGTCCTCGGCCACTGGGGGCGGCACGTACCCCTCGAAGAGCTGCGCATCGCCTGCGGCGTCTCCCGCGACGGTTCACGCGCCAGCAACCTCCTGAAGGCCGCCCGCAGTTACGGCCTCACCGCCAAGGGCATGCAGATGGAGCCGGCGGCGCTCGCGGAGATCCCCGCACCCGCCGTCCTGTTCTGGGAGTTCAACCACTACGTCGTCTACGAGGGGATGGGGCGCCGCTTCGGCCGCCGCGGCGTACACATCAACGACCCCGACAAGGGCCGCCGTTTCGTACCCCTGGAGGAGTTCGACACCAGCTTCACCGGCGTCGTCCTCACCTTCGAACCCGGCGACGACTTCCGCCGCGGCGGCAAACGCCCCGGCTTCATGAGCGCCATGCCCGCGCGGCTGCGCCGCACCACCGGCACCATGCTGGCCGCACTGCTCGCGAGCCTGCTGCTGGTGGGCGTGGGCGCGGCGGTGCCCGCCCTCAGCCGCACGTACATCGACATGTTCCTGATCGGCGACCAGACGTCGCTGCTGGGCGTGCTGTTCGCGTCGATGGGCGCGATGGTCGTGCTCACGGCCGCACTGACCGCGCTCCAGCAGGCGAACCTGCTGCGCGGGCGCATCATCTCCTCGACGCTCAGCAGCGCGCGCTTCTTCCGGCATCTGCTGCGCCTGCCAGTCACGTTCTTCGCCCAGCGCAGCCCCGCCGACCTGGTGCAGCGTCTCCAGTCCAACGACACGGTCGCCGAGACCCTCTCGCGCGACCTCGCCGCCGCCGGCGTCGACGCCGTCGTCGTCATCCTCTACGCGGTGCTGCTGTGGACGTACGACCCCCAACTGACCGTCATCGGCGTACTGATCGCACTGGGGAACCTCATCGCGATGCGCGTGGTGATCCGGCTGCGGGCAACCGGCACGCAGAAGCTGCGCGCGGACACCGCCCGGCTCACCAACACCTCGTACACCGGGCTTCAGTTGATCGAGACGATGAAGGCGACCGGCGGCGAGAACGGCTACTTCCGCCGCTGGTCGGGACAGCACGCCACGACCCTGGAGGAGCAGCAGAAGCTGGGGATGCCCACGGCGTGGCTTGCCGTGGTGGCGCCCACGCTCGCGACGCTCAACAGCGCGATGATCCTGCTGATCGGCGGCATGCGCGCAGTCGAGGGCCATATCTCGATCGGTCTGCTGGTGGCCTTCCAGGCGCTGGTGACGCGCTTCACGGCGCCCATCACCCGGCTCAACGGCGTCGCCGGACGCATACAGGACTTCGCCGCCGACGTGGCGAGGCTGAAGGACGTGGAGAACTTCCCCGTCGACTCCCTTTACTCGCGGCGCGAGCCCGTGGCCGACACCCGCCGCCTCAAGGGCCATGTGTCGCTGGAGAACATCACGTTCGGCTACAGCCCGCTCGACAAGCCGCTGCTGACGGACTTCTCGCTGTCGGTCGGACCGGGACGCCAGGTCGCCCTCGTCGGCGGCTCCGGCAGCGGCAAGTCCACGGTCTCCAGGCTGATTTCGGGCCTGTACAGCCCTTGGGAGGGAGTGATCCGCATCGACGGGCAGCGGCTGGAGGACATCTCCCGCAGCGCCCTGGCCGCCTCGGTCTCCTTCGTCGACCAGGACGTCTTCCTCTTCGAGGGGACGGTAAGGGACAACGTGGCCCTGTGGGACCCGTCGATACCTGACGAGGCGGTCACCACCGCGCTGCGTGACGCCGCCGTCCTCGACGACTTCGCCCGGCGGCCCGGCGGCATCCACAGCCGCGTCGAGCAGGACGGCCGCAACCTCTCCGGCGGGCAGCGGCAGCGCCTGGAGATCGCCCGCGCGCTGGTGCGGCGGCCCAGCATCCTCGTACTGGACGAGGTGACCAGCGCCCTGGACGCCCAGACCGAGCAGGTCATCATCGACAATCTGCGGCGCCGCGGCTGCGCGTGCGTGGTGATCGCGCACCGGCTGAGCACCGTACGCGACAGCGACGAGATCGTGATGCTGGACCACGGCAGCGTCGTCGAACGCGGCCGCCACGAGGAGCTGGTGGCCCGCGGCGGCGCGTACGCGGAACTGGTCAAGGAGCACTGAACGTGGCATCCGCCGAAGGCTCCGCAGGAGACCCCCGCAACGGCGAGGGGCAGAACGAGGCTTCCTGGGACACCGGTCAGTGGGAGACCGGTCAATGGGAGACGGCCCAGTGGGACACCGGTCAATGGGACACCGGCCAGTGGCAGACGGGCCAGTGGGAGACCGGCGCGTACGGGACCGTGGCGACGGGAGACGGTGACGCGGGCGCGGACAGCGCCACGAACGGCCCCTCGGGCACTGGCACGGGCACCGGCGCGAATACCGCTGTGAACTCGGCCGGGAGCGCCGCCGCGCACCCGAGTGCCGCCCCGGGTACGGACGTCGGCACGGGCGCGGGGCAGCAGCAGAACGGTGCGTACGACACGGGCGGGCACGCCGCCGTGCCGTACGCGAACGACTCGTACCCGAACGACTCGTACGACACCGGCACGATGAACGCAGTCCCATACGGCGCAGGCGGGCACGGTCACGGCGAGCAGCACACCGGTGGCCACGGCACCGGCGGGCACGGCACCACGACCTACGACACCGGCCAGCACGCGGTGGTACCGCCCACGGACGCCACCGGCCAGCACGCGGTCGTACCGCCCACGGACGCCACCGGCCAGCACCCCGTCGTACCGCCCACGGACGCCACCGGCCAGCACGCGGTCGTACCGCCGCCCGCGGCCACCACGGGGCCCATCCCCGCCGTGGAGCCCACACAGACGCCCACGCCGACACCCACGCCCACGGCCCCCGCCGGACCGGCGGACGCGACCGCGACCGGACCCGCCCACGCGGCCGGACAGGACCCGGTCATCGCCGCGTTCGGCATGCTCGGCACGGACGCCGACTGGTCCGGCAGGCGCAGCCTCCAACTCGAAGGCCCCCATGTGCTGTGGCTGGTGACGGCCGGTGCGATGGACCTCTTCGCCGTCGACGCCGTCCAGCAGGGCCACTGGCACTTCCTCGGGCGCCTGGAGCCGGGCACCTTGCTCCTCGGGCCCATCGAGGGCCCCCAGCACACACTCGTCGGCAGGCCGCTGCGCGAGTGCGCGGTGCGCCGCATCGAACTGCGTGAGCTGGAGCGGCCCGAGCACAGGAACGTCGCCGCGGTCTTCCGCGGACACAACCCCGCGGGCCAGCAGCAGGCAGCCGGGCCCGACTCCGCCCAGGGCGCCGACGGCATCGCCGCCCTGCCGCACACCCACCTCGACAGGGCCTTCGCACTGGGCATCGGCCGCAGCCTCCGGGTGCTCTTCGAGGCGCCGCTCGACGGCGAGGTGACCCCGGACGCCATGAACCCCGGTGCCGGGCAGGGCGGCGGCCCGGACGACGAGGACATCCTGTGGATGAACGTCGATCCCCGAAGCGTCCAGTACGGCGCCGAGTTCAGCCCGGAGGCGGCGTCGCAGCTCCTCGTCG from Streptomyces marispadix includes:
- a CDS encoding type A2 lantipeptide, with the translated sequence MDFIETREISDNDLDNVSGGVLGSVVGTAVSTADSVAPVSETAATVNGVASGLTGVDTSQVTGLAGL
- a CDS encoding HlyD family efflux transporter periplasmic adaptor subunit, producing MQFRQKAFSKLQSPEELDLPVRFARPQGWLVLLVTVLVMAGACYWAITGRVSGKLDAPGVLTHSKGSYVLQSPVSGQVVQVLAEEGRMLPARTPVLKVRTEAGYRAVRTVAAGRMTSLTAKIGSVITPGKDVATVERIQRADEPLVAMLYVPGSGGSTVSPGAAVDLTVQSAPTDQYGVLRGKVKAVGRAAQTRQQIAGFLGDARLAEQFTKDGQPVAVMVELEKSATTKSGYEWSSEKGPPYRLDSMTITDGAIHQPSQRPVDWLLP
- a CDS encoding bifunctional metallophosphatase/5'-nucleotidase, with product MTVQPERRRRVRRLTTGAAALAAAVGVLAAALPAGAESTDGGGQHAQGRTVDVQLLSFNDFHGNIEPPPGSSGEVSREKPDGSTEKVAAGGAEYLATSLRKARKDNPYSVTAAAGDLVGASPLISGLFHDEPTIEAFNKMDLDVAGVGNHEFDEGRKELKRLQDGGCHPKDGCSEEGKVFKGSDFPYLAANVTDEKTERPILKPYTVWKKKGVKIGFIGVTLEGTPDIVSEEGVKGLKFHDEIKTVDKYAKKLDKMGVKSIVALIHEGGLPKKPEYNYDCDSPGAGDGVSGPITDIAKGISPKVDALVTGHTHEAYACNIPDPAGNPRTVTSASSFGKLYTDTTLTYDRGTGDIVRTKVDSANHVVSRRQAKAKDMTSLVKRWGKLADPIADKPIGYISGDIDGRGAEKPESPLGDVIGDAQLEFMKPEDKGGAQLALMNPGGIRSDLVYKAAEDEGDGVVTYGEGFTVQPFTNMMTAIDLTGKQLVTALQQQVSGANEKSPKILQVSEGFSYTLDMTKSGKDRVVTDSVKLDGKALDPDKTYRVAMNEFLAGGNDGFPVFKDGKDKLVGKSDLEALEAYFGEHSSKSDPLDPPKADRIKVVEK
- a CDS encoding phospholipase, which gives rise to MRRRLIAGVIVSSLSLLTVLGTATSAVADPADKPQVLASWTQTDAASQNAFLAARADQAAWADYNFDWSTDVCSSSPDNPFGFPFENGCIRHDFGYRNYKAQGTFEANKARVDSAFYEDLKRACAQYDGATKKSCDGLAWTYYQAVVILGVKKGTPVG
- a CDS encoding CBS domain-containing protein — encoded protein: MTTAREVMTPGAECVQTAQSAADAARIMTEAGVGALPICGPDDKIKGVVTDRDIVVKVLGKNRDPGSFPAGDLNQSEAVTIGADDDAEEILATMARHQVRRLPVIDGDRLVGMVAVADVARSLPNAKTGELVEALSYD
- a CDS encoding NHLP family bacteriocin export ABC transporter peptidase/permease/ATPase subunit; the protein is MEAVECGAAALSMVLGHWGRHVPLEELRIACGVSRDGSRASNLLKAARSYGLTAKGMQMEPAALAEIPAPAVLFWEFNHYVVYEGMGRRFGRRGVHINDPDKGRRFVPLEEFDTSFTGVVLTFEPGDDFRRGGKRPGFMSAMPARLRRTTGTMLAALLASLLLVGVGAAVPALSRTYIDMFLIGDQTSLLGVLFASMGAMVVLTAALTALQQANLLRGRIISSTLSSARFFRHLLRLPVTFFAQRSPADLVQRLQSNDTVAETLSRDLAAAGVDAVVVILYAVLLWTYDPQLTVIGVLIALGNLIAMRVVIRLRATGTQKLRADTARLTNTSYTGLQLIETMKATGGENGYFRRWSGQHATTLEEQQKLGMPTAWLAVVAPTLATLNSAMILLIGGMRAVEGHISIGLLVAFQALVTRFTAPITRLNGVAGRIQDFAADVARLKDVENFPVDSLYSRREPVADTRRLKGHVSLENITFGYSPLDKPLLTDFSLSVGPGRQVALVGGSGSGKSTVSRLISGLYSPWEGVIRIDGQRLEDISRSALAASVSFVDQDVFLFEGTVRDNVALWDPSIPDEAVTTALRDAAVLDDFARRPGGIHSRVEQDGRNLSGGQRQRLEIARALVRRPSILVLDEVTSALDAQTEQVIIDNLRRRGCACVVIAHRLSTVRDSDEIVMLDHGSVVERGRHEELVARGGAYAELVKEH